One Tachypleus tridentatus isolate NWPU-2018 chromosome 3, ASM421037v1, whole genome shotgun sequence DNA window includes the following coding sequences:
- the LOC143247228 gene encoding uncharacterized protein LOC143247228 encodes MNIFAMDESTYLLNSSSETARRSLKTRRSVKCRRAVVLVATTCFAIIVIVLVATRPGSSGNSSADDSPLKSSLPRVPLEKDVPHLSQKEKLALRGQNDSLLSTPKLSGLV; translated from the exons atgaacATTTTTGCGATGGATGAAAGCACTTATCTTTTAAATTCCTCCTCTGAGACCGCTAGGAGGAGCCTGAAGACGAGAAGATCTGTCAAGTGTCGTCGAGCAGTTGTTTTAGTTGCAACGAC atgttTTGCGATAATTGTGATAGTTTTGGTTGCAACCCGCCCAGGAAGTTCTGGTAATTCTTCAGCAGATGACTCACCCCTAAAATCTAGTCTTCCTCGAGTTCCCCTAGAAAAAGACGTCCCCCATCTCTCACAGAAAGAAAAACTAGCCTTAAGGGGTCAAAACGACTCGTTATTGTCTACACCTAAATTATCAGGACTTGTGTAA
- the Manf gene encoding mesencephalic astrocyte-derived neurotrophic factor, with translation MMGSNKPIDSCTNRPGERWFGTMKGSLVMFLLLALLGFAKGLREGECEVCIELLKRLEKSLDPGLKDKPAHIEEKFKEMCKDTKKAEHRFCYYIGGLEESATSIVSEMSKPMSWGLPAEKICERLKKKDAQMCELRYEKTIDLNNVELKKLRVRDLKKILSDWDEICEGCIEKTEFIKKIEELKPKYMRGEL, from the exons ATGATGGGTAGTAATAAACCGATAGATAGTTGTACTAATAGGCCTGGAGAAAGGTGGTTTGGAACTATGAAAGGGTCTTTAGTTATGTTTCTGCTTTTAGCGCTGCTTGGCTTTGCGAAAGGTCTCCGGGAGGGAGAATGCGAAG tctGTATAGAGCTTTTGAAAAGGTTGGAAAAATCGTTGGATCCTGGATTGAAAGATAAACCAGCTCACATAGAAGAAAAATTTAAAGAGATGTGTAAAGACACCAAGAAAGCTGAACATAGATTT TGCTATTATATTGGAGGCTTAGAAGAGTCTGCTACATCTATTGTTTCTGAGATGTCCAAACCAATGAGCTGGGGATTACCAGCTGAAAAGATCTGTGAACGTCTGAAAAAGAAGGATGCTCAGATGTGTGAGCTTCGATATG AAAAAACCATTGACTTGAACAATGTTGAACTCAAGAAACTACGGGTAAGAGATCTGAAGAAAATTCTGTCGGATTGGGATGAAATCTGTGAAGGATGTATCGAGAAaactgaatttataaaaaaaatagaagaacTTAAACCGAAGTACATGAGAGGAGAATTATAG